The window ACGTTGCTGTTTCTCATGCTGCGAAGAAGCTGGTCAGAGTCATTTATCGGTTAGAAAAATCGGGACAGGCATACAACAAAGTCTCTTAACTTTTCTGTTTAATAATTTTCTTTTTGAGCACCTGTAAAGATGCTCTGTTTGTCATGCGGTTTTCAAGGTACTGATTTACTTGAAATGCATTTCTGCAATTCATTCATAAACTTTCTTTTTTAGACTTGACTTTTAATAGTTAGTCTTTACTTATATGTTTATAGTATTTTATCATTAAGCCTCCTCCGCTACAATGTGGACGAGACCAAACTCCCACTTTATCATTGTTCATTTGCACAGCCCGCAACACGGCTTTCATCGGCTGCTCATCTTGATGGTGGCGATGTAAAGCAGAATCAGCTCCTTTGCCCGCCTGGGGTTTTTGTTTAACAGCTCTTCGATTTTGGCCAGCCGGTAATTGAGGGTATTGCGGTGGATGTGGAGCTTTTCGCATATCTGAGAATAATTGTCATTATGTTCCACATAAGCTGATATGGTCTCCCTCAGCACCCCATCCACATCCTGCGCTTCCAGCAAATGAATGATTTCATCCAGTTCCCTGGTCATCTCGATGTTATTTAAGAGGCATTCCAATGCCACCTCATGGTAACACAGAATCCGTTTCCTGATCTTCAGCGCACTGGCAATGTGAAACGTCTGCATCACGGAACTGGTAGCCCTGCTTGCAACGATGTTGGATTCCCCGATATAACAGTGCTCTAAGTCACCGCTGACCTCCATAATCTTTTCCAGCCTTGCCTTAAGCCGTTCTCCTGATTGAAAGAGGAGCAGCACCTCGTCCATGCCCTGACGGACAATATATTCATCCGTACTCAGACGGTTCTTTATGATGTCGATGATGCTGTAACGGATGTGGCCGCTGGTTATGATCACCGCGGTCCTGGGAATCTTCAGATTAATCCCTAAGTAGGCGGCCTGATCATAAAAAGCATCGTTATATTCTTCCTGTCCCAGGCCAATCCACTCGTAAAGAAAATCCTTCAGACGGTTTTCCTTGATCGCCGTCATATCACTTAACAGCCGGTTTTCTATCATCAAAACCGCAATTGAAAGGCAGATCTGGCCGATTGGCATCACTTCCTCCACCTCTCCGTTAATAGCAATCACGCCAAGAATACTGTTGTTATAGATGATCGGCAGACTGATACCCTTTTGCTCCGTGGAAGTTGTCTCATACACCACGTAAGACTCCTTCCGCTTTAAGGCCGTCAAAGACCCCTGATGAAGGGTTCCAAGCTTTCTTTTGTCGCCGCTTGCCAGGATCACCCCGTTTGTATCCATTATGTTGATGTTGCAGGGAATGATCTTCATGATCCCATCTGCAATTTTTTGCGCATTTTCTGTATTTAAGTAATTCTGGTACATATGATCTCCCACTTTCCAGGACTTCAAA of the Lacrimispora indolis DSM 755 genome contains:
- a CDS encoding CdaR family transcriptional regulator codes for the protein MYQNYLNTENAQKIADGIMKIIPCNINIMDTNGVILASGDKRKLGTLHQGSLTALKRKESYVVYETTSTEQKGISLPIIYNNSILGVIAINGEVEEVMPIGQICLSIAVLMIENRLLSDMTAIKENRLKDFLYEWIGLGQEEYNDAFYDQAAYLGINLKIPRTAVIITSGHIRYSIIDIIKNRLSTDEYIVRQGMDEVLLLFQSGERLKARLEKIMEVSGDLEHCYIGESNIVASRATSSVMQTFHIASALKIRKRILCYHEVALECLLNNIEMTRELDEIIHLLEAQDVDGVLRETISAYVEHNDNYSQICEKLHIHRNTLNYRLAKIEELLNKNPRRAKELILLYIATIKMSSR